Proteins co-encoded in one Gouania willdenowi chromosome 1, fGouWil2.1, whole genome shotgun sequence genomic window:
- the LOC114466491 gene encoding voltage-dependent calcium channel gamma-5 subunit, protein MSLCGRKALTLLSSVFAVCGLGLLGIAVSTDYWLYLEEGVILPLNQSAEMRMSLHSGLWRVCFLAGDEKGRCFTIEYVTPTTVQMTSDSTVSVLKMIRSTTPFPLVSLFFMFIGFVLSNIGHIRPHRTILAFVSGIFFILSGLSLVVGLVLYISNINDEMLNRPKSNEAYFSYKYGWSFAFAAISFLLTETAGVMSVYLFMKRYTAEEMYTPHQSFYRPRHSNCSDYSGQFLHPDAWAGRGRSPSSISSEASLQMNSSHYPALLKCPEYEQMSSSPC, encoded by the exons ATGAGCCTATGTGGCAGGAAGGCGCTGACGTTGCTGAGCAGCGTGTTTGCTGTATGTGGCCTCGGCCTGTTGGGGATCGCCGTGAGCACGGACTACTGGCTGTACCTGGAGGAGGGAGTCATCCTCCCCCTGAACCAGAGCGCAGAGATGCGCATGTCTCTGCACTCTGGGCTCTGGAGGGTGTGCTTCTTAGCTG GAGATGAGAAGGGACGGTGCTTCACCATTGAATATGTTACACCCACTACTGTCCAGATGACGTCTGACTCTACTGTTAGTGTCCTCA AGATGATTCGATCTACGACACCCTTTCCTCTGGTCAGTCTCTTCTTCATGTTCATCGGTTTTGTGCTCAGTAACATCGGCCACATTCGACCACATCGCACAATCCTGGCTTTTGTCTCTGGAATCTTCTTCATCCTTTCAG GTCTTTCTCTGGTTGTTGGCCTGGTGTTGTACATCTCCAACATTAATGATGAAATGTTAAACAGGCCCAAATCGAATGAGGCTTACTTCAGCTACAAGTATGGATGGTCATTTGCCTTCGCTGCCATCTCCTTCCTGCTAACAGAG ACTGCGGGGGTCATGTCAGTGTACCTGTTCATGAAGCGTTATACAGCAGAGGAAATGTACACACCCCATCAAAGCTTTTACCGCCCTCGCCACAGCAACTGCTCCGATTACTCGGGTCAGTTTCTACACCCGGACGCCTGGGCGGGGCGTGGCCGCAGCCCCTCCTCCATCTCATCTGAGGCCTCCCTGCAGATGAACTCCTCCCACTACCCCGCCCTCCTCAAGTGTCCTGAGTACGAGCAGATGTCATCCTCACCCTGCTGA